The Algoriphagus sp. TR-M9 genome has a window encoding:
- the ricT gene encoding PSP1 domain-containing protein: protein MNVFDWLSHMGIPEVDNFDIVEVKFKGGRKEYYRNVDYLDLHTGDPVVVDVPNGHHIGYVSLQGELVRLQMQKRKIKDNDEILRIYRVANQKDMEKWGEAQNREIPTLYRCRQIVEEMKLKMKMSDVEYQADNSKATFYYSADERVDFRELIKVLAGEFRIRVEMRQISLRQEAGRIGGLGICGRELCCSTWLVDFKNVSTSAARYQNLSLNPSKLSGQCGRLKCCLNYELDTYMDAIKDIPSVDRPLQTEAGPAKLQKTDIFRKLMWFSYNNDNDWHTISCERVKEIQRKNSEGIKVYNLEFNEASEIEDLAAKSTRELELLDKKFATPTKRKKKSRNKPRNSNNPRNQKATGNSPQKEQGPASKPENQANGPGGNQPKKRRNNRNRNKPKNPQGPSNAPKASGAPQNQAEPKQPKRANGPKPKRKPNPSANQPQQNQGNAKPEGKRKFPPRKNQGPNPNKPGNE from the coding sequence ATGAATGTCTTTGATTGGTTGTCACACATGGGAATTCCAGAAGTGGACAACTTTGACATCGTAGAAGTGAAGTTTAAAGGCGGGCGAAAGGAATACTACAGGAATGTAGACTATCTGGACCTTCATACTGGTGATCCAGTGGTAGTAGATGTGCCAAATGGCCATCACATTGGCTACGTATCCCTACAAGGCGAGCTCGTTAGACTTCAGATGCAGAAAAGGAAAATCAAGGATAATGACGAAATCCTGAGGATCTACCGGGTAGCCAATCAAAAGGACATGGAAAAATGGGGAGAAGCCCAAAACCGGGAAATCCCTACCCTCTATCGCTGTAGACAGATCGTAGAGGAAATGAAGCTGAAAATGAAAATGTCTGATGTTGAATATCAGGCAGACAACTCCAAAGCTACATTTTACTACTCTGCTGACGAACGTGTAGATTTCAGGGAACTGATCAAGGTACTGGCCGGTGAATTCCGTATTCGTGTGGAAATGCGTCAGATCAGCCTACGTCAAGAGGCAGGAAGGATCGGCGGATTAGGCATTTGCGGAAGAGAACTCTGCTGCTCTACCTGGCTGGTAGATTTCAAAAACGTAAGTACATCAGCAGCCCGATATCAAAACCTTTCGCTGAACCCTAGCAAACTGAGTGGACAGTGTGGAAGGCTAAAATGCTGCCTGAATTACGAACTGGACACGTACATGGATGCCATCAAGGACATCCCAAGTGTAGACCGACCGCTACAAACCGAAGCTGGCCCTGCCAAACTGCAGAAAACTGATATTTTCAGAAAACTGATGTGGTTCAGTTATAATAACGACAATGACTGGCACACCATTTCCTGCGAAAGAGTGAAGGAAATCCAGCGCAAAAATTCCGAAGGAATTAAGGTCTATAACCTAGAGTTTAATGAGGCCTCTGAAATAGAAGATTTGGCAGCAAAATCTACCCGTGAACTAGAATTGCTCGACAAAAAATTTGCTACACCTACCAAGCGCAAGAAGAAGTCCAGGAATAAACCACGAAACAGCAACAATCCAAGAAATCAAAAAGCTACGGGAAATTCACCTCAAAAGGAACAAGGCCCTGCCAGTAAGCCTGAAAATCAAGCTAATGGACCAGGAGGAAATCAGCCCAAGAAGCGAAGAAACAATAGAAACCGGAATAAGCCGAAAAATCCGCAAGGACCTAGCAATGCTCCCAAAGCTTCAGGAGCACCCCAAAACCAGGCTGAGCCAAAACAGCCAAAGCGTGCCAATGGCCCAAAACCAAAGAGAAAACCGAATCCCTCAGCTAATCAGCCCCAACAAAATCAGGGGAATGCAAAACCGGAAGGAAAAAGAAAGTTTCCTCCTAGAAAGAACCAAGGCCCAAATCCAAACAAACCTGGAAATGAGTAA
- a CDS encoding 6-bladed beta-propeller gives MKNIYFNAFVFILLWSSCNLKDNNNDTLKNAIELDPTIGENVKMSEFFEDFDIVHPSEDELIGFVSDVLIYRDKIVITDRQILKNIQVFDKLGQHLFTINSKGAGPGEFKSPSIVRVSSSGNELLVYAGITKKFMKFDWNGNFISEISFNDIGLVGDFIEKNGEVVFLNVMTGNPSERVGKFNFNTVGKYKEITFFEDYPDEFVKIKARKSGYFFDTVEHDFFFFIDQLSGKLVSMDWNGFKDVHKFNLTINPLIMDSSKVLEPLEIKEQLIQNEYFRIGESVSSGRNYALLPIYKGVSDFSSLYFNLTNGRKKVISRFENDMDKLFPLVTFPSVAGSDPRKGILYIDPGIIYSRLSEIDLTDNPLKNKLRRLQTPENENPVLLIYTLKDSIDF, from the coding sequence ATGAAAAATATTTACTTCAATGCTTTTGTATTCATTTTGTTGTGGAGTTCTTGTAATTTAAAAGATAATAATAATGATACTCTTAAGAATGCTATTGAACTAGACCCTACCATAGGTGAGAATGTGAAAATGTCTGAATTTTTTGAGGACTTTGATATAGTACATCCTAGCGAAGATGAATTGATTGGTTTTGTGAGTGATGTTTTAATTTACCGAGACAAAATTGTTATTACTGATAGGCAGATTTTAAAAAATATTCAAGTTTTCGACAAGTTAGGCCAACATCTTTTTACTATTAATTCCAAAGGGGCAGGTCCAGGTGAATTTAAATCACCTTCAATTGTTAGGGTCAGTAGTTCAGGAAACGAGTTATTAGTCTATGCTGGTATAACTAAGAAATTTATGAAATTTGATTGGAATGGGAATTTCATTTCAGAAATTTCGTTTAATGATATTGGGTTAGTAGGGGATTTTATTGAGAAAAATGGCGAAGTCGTATTTTTAAATGTGATGACAGGTAATCCTTCTGAAAGGGTTGGCAAATTCAATTTTAATACTGTTGGTAAGTACAAGGAGATTACTTTTTTTGAAGATTATCCTGATGAATTTGTGAAAATTAAGGCACGCAAGAGTGGCTATTTTTTTGATACTGTAGAGCATGATTTTTTCTTTTTTATAGATCAATTGTCCGGAAAATTGGTTTCTATGGATTGGAATGGTTTCAAAGATGTGCATAAGTTTAATTTGACAATAAATCCGTTAATTATGGATTCCTCAAAGGTATTAGAACCTTTAGAAATAAAGGAGCAATTAATTCAGAATGAGTATTTTAGAATAGGTGAGTCAGTTTCTTCAGGAAGAAACTATGCACTACTACCTATCTATAAAGGCGTAAGTGATTTTAGTTCACTATATTTCAATCTTACAAATGGAAGGAAAAAAGTAATTTCAAGATTTGAGAATGATATGGATAAATTATTTCCCCTTGTAACATTTCCTTCTGTAGCAGGATCAGACCCTCGAAAAGGAATATTGTACATAGATCCGGGTATTATTTATTCAAGGTTATCTGAAATTGATTTGACAGATAATCCTTTGAAGAACAAATTGAGAAGACTTCAAACACCTGAAAATGAAAATCCAGTTCTTTTGATATATACATTAAAAGATTCCATAGATTTTTAA
- the purD gene encoding phosphoribosylamine--glycine ligase, translating into MNILLLGSGGREHAFAWKIVQSDDCSHLYVAPGNAGTASIATNVPLGITDFEGIHDFILEKSIDLVVVGPEEPLVKGLVDYLHNQPKTAQTPIVGPSQLGATLEGSKDFSKRFMQRNHVPTAAYETFTADQLEAGLAYLETQKLPIVLKADGLAAGKGVLICLTLEEAKASLKEMLEDQKFGEASSKVVIEEFLTGIELSVFVATDGKSYKILPEAKDYKRIGEGDTGLNTGGMGAISPVVFADEAFMKKVEEKVVKPTIDGLAKEKIAYKGFLFIGLMNTDGEPYVIEYNVRMGDPETEAVLPRIESDFVTLLKGIATGTLDSYQLQISPNYATTVVMVSGGYPGSYQKGYTITLPESVSGAEIFHAGTALNENGELVNQGGRVLAITGMGENIDEALSNAFATVKGISWDQSYFRKDIGMDILKLMKK; encoded by the coding sequence ATGAATATACTCTTGCTAGGAAGCGGAGGCAGAGAACACGCCTTTGCTTGGAAAATCGTACAAAGTGACGATTGTAGCCATTTATATGTAGCCCCAGGAAATGCGGGCACTGCTTCTATCGCCACGAATGTACCCTTGGGAATCACCGATTTTGAAGGTATTCATGACTTTATCCTGGAAAAATCCATAGACCTAGTAGTAGTGGGTCCTGAGGAGCCGCTAGTCAAAGGCCTCGTAGATTACCTTCATAATCAGCCAAAAACAGCCCAAACTCCTATAGTAGGCCCGTCCCAACTGGGCGCTACACTGGAAGGCAGCAAGGACTTCTCCAAACGCTTTATGCAGAGAAACCATGTCCCCACCGCTGCCTATGAGACCTTCACAGCCGATCAATTGGAGGCTGGTCTTGCCTATTTGGAAACACAAAAACTTCCCATCGTGCTGAAAGCAGATGGACTGGCTGCCGGTAAGGGCGTATTGATTTGCCTGACCTTAGAAGAAGCAAAAGCATCTCTTAAAGAAATGCTGGAAGATCAAAAATTTGGCGAAGCCTCCTCCAAGGTGGTCATTGAAGAGTTTTTGACGGGCATAGAGCTTTCTGTTTTTGTAGCTACGGACGGTAAGAGCTATAAGATTTTGCCGGAGGCCAAAGATTACAAACGCATAGGTGAAGGAGACACCGGACTGAACACTGGAGGCATGGGCGCCATCAGCCCAGTGGTTTTCGCAGATGAAGCCTTTATGAAAAAGGTGGAAGAAAAAGTAGTAAAACCCACCATTGATGGCCTGGCAAAAGAAAAAATAGCTTACAAGGGATTTCTTTTCATCGGCCTGATGAATACCGATGGAGAACCTTATGTGATAGAATACAATGTGCGAATGGGTGATCCGGAGACTGAAGCCGTATTGCCAAGAATAGAAAGTGATTTCGTGACTTTACTGAAAGGAATTGCCACCGGCACACTAGACTCCTATCAACTTCAAATTTCTCCAAACTACGCCACCACAGTAGTAATGGTAAGCGGAGGATATCCGGGTTCGTATCAGAAAGGTTATACCATTACGCTTCCCGAGTCCGTTTCAGGAGCTGAGATATTCCATGCCGGCACGGCCCTGAATGAAAACGGAGAACTTGTAAACCAAGGCGGAAGAGTGCTGGCCATCACCGGTATGGGTGAAAATATCGATGAAGCCCTAAGTAATGCATTTGCCACGGTGAAAGGGATTTCATGGGATCAATCCTATTTCCGTAAGGATATCGGGATGGATATTCTGAAATTAATGAAGAAGTAA
- a CDS encoding gliding motility lipoprotein GldH yields MSKRLLLGVALLVGITSCTDERIYEDFQTIPSQNWGIQDSLTFDLGETKLTNSPNLIAVKYNEDYAFTNCYLRIISRDSSQVILENKLVNLILFDPKSGEPLGEGFGSVYTRYDTLPFQLNPATKTVTLLQYMRQDKLPGVEAVGLKIIK; encoded by the coding sequence ATGAGTAAAAGATTGCTTTTGGGAGTTGCGCTTTTAGTAGGAATCACTTCCTGCACGGATGAGCGGATTTATGAGGATTTCCAAACTATCCCCTCTCAGAATTGGGGAATTCAAGACAGCCTGACATTTGATCTGGGGGAAACCAAATTGACCAATTCCCCCAATCTCATCGCAGTGAAATACAATGAGGATTATGCGTTTACCAACTGCTACCTCAGAATCATCAGCAGGGATTCCAGTCAGGTTATTCTAGAAAATAAATTGGTGAACCTGATTCTTTTTGACCCAAAGTCAGGAGAGCCACTTGGTGAAGGTTTTGGAAGTGTGTACACCCGCTATGATACCTTGCCATTTCAATTGAATCCAGCCACCAAAACTGTCACCTTACTCCAATACATGCGTCAGGATAAACTCCCAGGAGTAGAGGCAGTGGGCCTGAAAATAATTAAATAA
- the pgi gene encoding glucose-6-phosphate isomerase, translated as MNAINPTTTPAWARLQQLAQDHKNMTILSQFEERERFERLSISLEDILVDYSKNRLNQDILDALFDLARECRLHDAIEDMFNGKAINRTEDRAVMHTALRNRSAEEAFVDGKDVMKDVNAVLAKMKTFADKIQNKQWLGYTGKPIKSLVNIGIGGSDLGPVMVTEALKPYQNPDIECFFVSNVDGTHIAETLKKVDPETTLFFIASKTFTTQETMTNAHTARDWFLGHAKDEAAVAKHFVALSTNAESVSEFGIDTQNMFEFWDWVGGRYSLWSAIGLPIACTIGFDNFEQLLAGAHAMDKHFRHAQFDRNIPVVLAMIGIWNTNFLGASSEAILPYDQYMHRFAAYFQQGNMESNGKYVSRSGKKVSYTTGPIIWGEPGTNGQHAFYQLIHQGTHLIPCDFIAPAISHNPVGDHHQKLLSNFFAQTEALMKGKSLSEVKAEMKAAGKRDQEIEEIAPHRVFEGNRPTNSILVKKVTPYTLGALIAMYEHKIFVQGVIWDIFSFDQWGVELGKVLAKGILPELAGEEEISAHDGSTNGLINAYKKMR; from the coding sequence ATGAACGCAATCAATCCCACTACAACCCCAGCATGGGCACGGCTACAGCAGCTTGCTCAGGATCATAAAAACATGACTATTCTATCTCAGTTTGAAGAGCGGGAACGCTTTGAAAGGCTGAGCATTTCACTAGAAGATATTCTGGTAGATTATTCCAAAAATAGGTTAAACCAGGATATTTTGGACGCACTTTTTGACCTGGCCCGTGAGTGCAGACTGCATGATGCTATAGAAGATATGTTTAACGGAAAAGCTATCAACAGAACTGAAGACCGGGCAGTAATGCACACTGCGCTGAGAAACCGCAGCGCTGAGGAAGCCTTTGTAGATGGCAAAGATGTTATGAAAGATGTGAATGCAGTCCTGGCCAAAATGAAGACCTTTGCTGACAAAATCCAAAATAAGCAATGGTTGGGCTATACAGGAAAGCCAATCAAATCCTTAGTGAATATAGGAATCGGGGGTTCAGATCTGGGGCCGGTGATGGTGACTGAGGCCTTGAAGCCATACCAAAACCCTGACATAGAGTGCTTCTTTGTATCCAATGTAGACGGGACGCATATCGCCGAAACGCTTAAAAAAGTAGATCCAGAGACCACGCTTTTTTTCATTGCTTCTAAAACCTTTACTACACAGGAAACCATGACCAATGCGCATACAGCACGTGATTGGTTTTTGGGACATGCCAAAGATGAAGCAGCAGTAGCCAAACATTTCGTGGCACTTTCTACCAATGCCGAGTCCGTTTCAGAGTTTGGAATTGATACCCAAAATATGTTTGAGTTTTGGGATTGGGTAGGAGGAAGATATTCCCTTTGGTCTGCGATCGGGTTGCCAATTGCCTGTACGATTGGGTTTGATAACTTCGAGCAACTGCTTGCAGGTGCGCATGCGATGGATAAGCATTTCCGCCATGCTCAGTTTGATCGAAATATCCCGGTTGTCCTGGCAATGATCGGCATCTGGAATACCAATTTCCTAGGGGCAAGTTCAGAGGCTATCCTTCCTTACGACCAGTATATGCATAGATTTGCGGCTTATTTCCAGCAGGGAAATATGGAGAGCAATGGCAAATACGTAAGTCGATCAGGCAAAAAAGTAAGTTACACCACTGGTCCGATCATTTGGGGTGAACCGGGAACCAACGGACAGCATGCTTTTTATCAGTTAATTCATCAAGGCACGCATTTGATTCCTTGCGATTTTATAGCTCCGGCGATTTCGCACAATCCGGTGGGAGATCATCATCAGAAGTTACTATCCAACTTCTTTGCACAGACGGAGGCTTTGATGAAAGGAAAATCTCTGAGCGAAGTGAAGGCTGAAATGAAAGCCGCAGGCAAACGTGATCAGGAGATTGAAGAGATAGCACCGCATAGGGTATTTGAAGGTAATAGACCTACGAATTCTATTTTGGTAAAAAAAGTCACTCCTTATACACTGGGGGCACTTATTGCCATGTATGAGCATAAAATCTTCGTACAAGGTGTAATTTGGGATATTTTCAGCTTCGACCAGTGGGGGGTAGAATTAGGAAAGGTATTGGCTAAAGGTATTTTGCCAGAGCTTGCTGGAGAGGAGGAGATCAGTGCTCATGATGGGTCTACTAACGGCCTGATCAATGCGTATAAAAAAATGAGGTAA
- a CDS encoding GNAT family N-acetyltransferase produces MITLIRTESSHPDFIKLVRLLDAYLAEKDGDEHEFYHQFNSIDSLQYVVICYEGEVAVACGAIKPFDESAMEVKRMFCLPEARGRDIASKVLNELEKWALELDFSACVLETGKRQVEAVGFYQKQGYIKTLNYGQYVGVENSLCFRKEMN; encoded by the coding sequence ATGATTACTCTTATTCGTACTGAATCTTCTCATCCTGATTTTATAAAGCTGGTCAGGCTTTTGGATGCTTATCTTGCCGAAAAGGACGGTGATGAGCATGAGTTTTACCATCAGTTCAATTCCATTGATTCATTGCAATATGTAGTGATCTGCTATGAGGGGGAAGTTGCGGTGGCCTGTGGAGCTATCAAGCCATTCGATGAAAGTGCTATGGAAGTGAAGCGCATGTTTTGTTTGCCTGAGGCAAGAGGAAGAGACATTGCTAGCAAAGTCTTGAATGAGCTGGAAAAGTGGGCTTTGGAACTCGACTTTTCTGCTTGTGTGCTGGAAACTGGAAAGCGACAGGTGGAAGCTGTAGGATTTTACCAAAAGCAGGGGTATATCAAAACACTGAACTACGGTCAATATGTTGGGGTAGAGAACAGTCTTTGTTTTCGAAAAGAGATGAACTAG